AATTTTGGACATCCCATAATTTAATCTTTTGGTCATAACTGCCACTGGCTAAAATCTTTCCATTAGGACTAAAAGCTACAGACAAAACAGCGCCATTATGTCCAGTTAATGTGTTGATTAACTGCCCAGTTTGGATATTCCATAACTTGATAGTTTTATCGTAGCTACTACTAGCTAAAATTTTTCCACCTGGCTTGAAAGCTAAACACGAAATTGCCTGTTGATGTGCTGCAAGAGGAATTTTTAATTTTCCTGTCTGCAATTCCCAAATCATTATTTTTCCGTTTTTTGTGCCACTAGCAAGAAGTTCTCCGCCTGGACTAATAGCAACTTTTTTTACTGGACTAGAATGATTTAAAGTACGTATTTCTTTCCCTGTCTCTAGATTCCACAATTTAACATTCTTATCCCAACTACCGCTAGCTAGAATTTTGCCATCTGGACTAATAGTGACAGATTCAATATTGTCTGAATGTCCTGTAATAGTGCGAATTAATTCACCTGTTTGTAAATTCCACAACTTAATTCGATTATCCCAACTACCACTTGCTAAAATCTGATCATTAGTACTAATAGAAAGAGATTGTACTGCATCAGCGTGAGCTTGGATAGTGCGAATTAATTGACCTGTGTCGAGATGCCAAATTTGTATTTTACCCTGATAAGTACTGTTAACTAGAATTTTTCCATCTGGGCTAATTGCTATTGCATAAACCCAACCGGAATTACCTTTAAGAGTGTTGCTAATTTGAGCTTTTCGGGAAGATTGAGAAGCTGGTGGTAGTGTTGTTGACGAGATAAATTTTGATGTGATAAGTGCGATCGCTATTCCTACGGTAGAAACTAAGAAAGCAACTAAAACATTCCTAGAGATTGGCTTTGCCACCATAAAAGTTTCTCCTTGATTCTCATTTAGCTGACACAAGTTTGTAACTGACAACTCAAAATTTCAAACTTAGTAGTCAGTGAGTGAAATTAAAAAATTAATCAGACACTATTTAGCAGATTTTAATAACGACTGGGTTTCCTCTGCGTTCTTCCGGTTTTTTTGTTGCTTCTGTCGAAATTCAATGCCCAGACGGATCAGAAATAAAACTGTTATTGTCGTGAGTGCTATAATTCCGAATGGTGTTAAGTAAGTCCATTTACCTGACATTTTATCCCAAATATGCCAGGGGAGAAGAAACATTGCTAAATAGGTTAGTTTATGCAATTGCTTCCAATTTTTCTTGAGTTTTTTGATACTCCAATCATTTGAAGTTAGAGTCAGAATCAGGAAAATTGCGAAAGTAGTTAATCCTTGGAAATAAATCCAAGATGTTTTGAGATCCAACCAATCAATATCTCTTTGTTGAATTAAAAGAAAACTATGACCACTAGCTAAAGCAAAAGCCAAAATTCCAATCTGACGACGCTGTTTGAGCA
The genomic region above belongs to Phormidium ambiguum IAM M-71 and contains:
- a CDS encoding WD40 repeat domain-containing protein: MVAKPISRNVLVAFLVSTVGIAIALITSKFISSTTLPPASQSSRKAQISNTLKGNSGWVYAIAISPDGKILVNSTYQGKIQIWHLDTGQLIRTIQAHADAVQSLSISTNDQILASGSWDNRIKLWNLQTGELIRTITGHSDNIESVTISPDGKILASGSWDKNVKLWNLETGKEIRTLNHSSPVKKVAISPGGELLASGTKNGKIMIWELQTGKLKIPLAAHQQAISCLAFKPGGKILASSSYDKTIKLWNIQTGQLINTLTGHNGAVLSVAFSPNGKILASGSYDQKIKLWDVQNSELLDSLVGHHKAVWSVAFHSKNNTFVSGSSDETVKIWQLSKGINTQLLSSVSELASVLIRQPEITNHTQLYDLNRKIYNKINSTWLQRSRLEKDLIYRVGVATDGTIVGYKFITSEISTNLGSDQPIEQATLNDLLYKLVAKWVKTNEPLVHFKVVFTKEGILEVSPWHGYRRFY